A DNA window from Falco peregrinus isolate bFalPer1 chromosome 8, bFalPer1.pri, whole genome shotgun sequence contains the following coding sequences:
- the MAP3K19 gene encoding LOW QUALITY PROTEIN: mitogen-activated protein kinase kinase kinase 19 (The sequence of the model RefSeq protein was modified relative to this genomic sequence to represent the inferred CDS: inserted 3 bases in 2 codons; deleted 2 bases in 2 codons): MTGDHNTFKDSMSDNHQNKRSEEGSHGSVVTLQNEDNIMKEMHQSYKALVKNSQTAPTFRPWPDQQVACFPSKNQLALQMRHHASLPFFLKKENVGCGFDFSFLLQALCPESNISKSCMDLDAFQIIKAQIQQRLNTTLLKTSNKRSEFHLPPVTVQPVRTIHLAPLEGNIVNESTNFRNILNIMNSMPTKPVTKFYQYQLDYLLKRHTEMLSELIVATISDKFTPVKDLYYFSVSNYFNYPSNKKEEIPSNLKWREADVATHAEMNNQLKNQFSVTQASFYDGGHPYLSSSNALINCGIFTAQTTFTMSNRDALRAGNKERRAENCCRAGLEEGTAAEMILDYRPHEDAESANLVLDSHDLDSSCKSEVVEAYHALKENSVVAVIPRVEVQDPSGKQTENNVCLSEFEMGKEAMSEATSKDRSEPVPVVHVTFSEQEPAREPHIARQPVXKSVIRSLPPYVTQSFNILACKENDQSKIKMNKNKYSSKSKMSSKIKISEDLVVSDETSTKCNVKSQTFPSLELPHVESETHLKHQKKPSXADKDHCAQSAQKLKKLRFSCSCKNSGILKKPVTPLSLPHAQSASDFVDLKYSDMFKEINSNDKGLCIYEMFGTPVYSHMCELDQHENRFYRNVCSVPSGRCTASTCRSTCSKGRESSQTRNTQKRTYFKPKKTTSGTKQKQKNLTTKDGSTKLTDSNTDQDHVINYDSDFQINTSRSMTPFHEDTDHQLMCLEKLSQSTKQNKFFSNSNLPTIKEVSLEQSLGSQDISNHQRTATCSQNLLQFSDKDCVALSSSLTTDQNICVPPCKVDMDGCKGLESDQVSFKTINKWEALPFSERPMCQSPTIKLNHSWAYSPQNGGLANELTQPSVIQTRIVTSPSFQTSQNTLSWADNKDVTDELLCCLAEELLVLEEKDISSSETKNTGSKMQNMHTKGEEKMMNGDGVIVNSSLEKQSYSEAFLAPDEESDLLNFEESTELPGSSLTNEDPVMWTRGEVLGKGAYGTVISLSVCCGLRSQGQLVAVNQVVLDTSDRLTTKKEYQKFHEEVDLLETLKHVNIVTYLGTCLEDNILSIFMEFVPGGSISSISFGPLPEIVLCKYTKQILQGVAYLHDNCVVHRDIKGNNVMLMPNGVVKLIDFGCARRLAWVSLSGTQSKMLKSVHGTPYWMAPEVINESGYGRKSDIWSVGCTAFEMATGKPLLASMDRIAAMFYIGAHRGLMPSLPDRFSSTAVDFVHACLTRDQHECPSALQLLDHPFVKGSQ; encoded by the exons ATGACTGGAG ATCATAATACATTTAAGGACAGTATGTCTGACAACCACCAAAATAAGAGAAGCGAAGAAGGCA GTCATGGAAGTGTTGTTACTCTTCAGAATGAAGATAAcataatgaaagaaatgcatCAGTCATACAAAGCTCTAGTTAAAAACAG CCAAACAGCACCAACATTCAGACCATGGCCAGATCAACAAGTAGCATGTTTTCCAAGTAAAAACCAGTTAGCATTGCAGATGAGACATCACGCTTCTTTACCCTTCTTCCTGAAGAAAGAGAATGTAGGGTGTGGCTTTGACTTCAGCTTTCTGCTACAGGCCTTATGCCCAGAATCTAACATTTCAAAATCATGTATGGATTTAGATGCT TTCCAGATaataaaagcacaaatacaaCAAA ggTTAAATACAACACTGCTAAAAACCAGCAACAAGAGATCTGAG TTTCATTTGCCACCAGTGACAGTTCAGCCTGTAAGAACAATTCATCTTGCTCCTCTGGAGGGTAATATTGTCAATGAAAGCACcaacttcagaaatattttgaatattatGAACTCTATGCCTACAAAACCAGTTACTAAATTTTATCAGTATCAGTTAGACTATCTATTAAAAAGGCACACTGAAATGTTGTCAGAGCTGATTGTGGCTACTATTTCTGACAAGTTCACTCCAGTGAAAGACTTGTACTACTTCAGCGTGAGTAACTATTTTAACTACCCTAGcaacaagaaagaagaaattccaaGCAATTTAAAATGGAGGGAAGCTGATGTAGCTACCCATGCTGAAATGAACAACCAGTTGAAGAACCAATTTTCAGTGACCCAAGCCAGTTTCTATGATGGTGGTCATCCCTACTTGAGCTCAAGTAATGCTCTG ATAAACTGTGGAATATTTACAGCTCAGACAACATTTACAATGTCAAACAGAGATGCCTTGAGAGCTGGCAATAAGGAAAGAAGAGCAGAGAATTGCTGTAGAGCTGGTCTAGAAGAAGGAACTGCTGCAGAGATGATACTGGATTATAGACCACATGAAGATGCTGAGAGTGCGAATTTGGTGCTTGACAGTCATGACTTAGATTCTTCTTGTAAAAGTGAAGTGGTAGAGGCCTACCATGCCTTAAAGGAGAATTCTGTAGTTGCAGTAATTCCCAGAGTAGAAGTACAAGATCCTTCtggaaaacagacagaaaataatgtttgtctttctgaatttgaaatgggaaaagaagCAATGTCAGAAGCAACTTCAAAAGACCGAAGTGAGCCTGTACCTGTTGTTCATGTTACTTTCTCTGAACAAGAACCAGCTAGGGAACCACACATTGCTAGACAACCTG ACAAGAGTGTAATTCGTAGCCTGCCTCCCTACGTTACTCAGAGCTTCAACATTCTTGCTTGCAAAGAAAATGaccaaagtaaaataaagatgaataaaaataaatattcatcaAAATCTAAAATGAGTAGCAAGATAAAGATATCTGAAGACTTAGTTGTTTCTGATGAGACCTCCACAAAATGTAATGTTAAGAGTCAGACTTTTCCATCTTTGGAACTGCCACACGTGGAATCTGAGACTCACCTGAAgcatcaaaaaaaaccctc agcaGACAAAGACCATTGTGCTCAGAGTGCTCAGAAACTTAAAAAGCTAAGAttctcctgcagctgcaaaaaTTCAGGTATCCTAAAGAAACCTGTTACTCCACTTTCTCTACCACATGCACAGTCTGCTTCAGATTTTGTAGATCTGAAATACAGTGACATGTTCaaggaaataaattcaaatGACAAAGGCCTGTGTATTTATGAAATGTTTGGAACTCCTGTCTATTCCCATATGTGTGAGCTTGATCAACATGAGAACAGATTTTATAGAAATGTTTGTTCTGTTCCATCTGGGAGATGCACTGCTAGCACCTGCAGATCTACCTGCAGTaaagggagagagagcagccaaacaagaaatactcaaaaaagaacatattttaagCCAAAGAAGACCACATCTGGCactaaacaaaagcagaaaaatttaaCTACAAAGGATGGAAGTACCAAGCTGACTGATAGCAACACAGATCAAGATCATGTAATCAATTATGAttcagattttcaaataaacaCTTCAAGGAGCATGACACCATTTCATGAAGACACAGATCATCAGCTTATGTGTTTGGAAAAGCTTTCACAATCAactaagcaaaataaatttttttcaaattcaaacTTACCAACTATTAAAGAAGTTTCTTTGGAGCAGTCTTTAGGCAGTCAGGATATATCCAACCATCAGAGGACTGCTACCTGTAGCCAGAATCTTCTGCAGTTCAGTGATAAAGACTGTGTTGCTCTAAGCAGCAGTCTAACAACAGACCAGAACATTTGTGTACCCCCGTGCAAGGTGGATATGGATGGCTGCAAAGGCCTGGAATCAGACCAGGTCTCCTTCAAGACTATAAATAAATGGGAAGCATTGCCCTTTTCAGAAAGACCGATGTGTCAATCCCctacaataaaattaaatcacagTTGGGCCTACTCACCTCAAAACGGCGGTTTGGCAAATGAATTGACTCAGCCTTCAGTGATTCAGACAAGAATTGTTACAAGCCCCAGTTTCCAGACAAGTCAAAACACATTGTCCTGGGCAGATAATAAGGATGTGACTGATGAGTTGCTTTGTTGTCTGGCTGAAGAATTGCTAGTGCTTGAAGAAAAAGACATcagctcttcagaaacaaaaaatacaggttcaaaaatgcaaaatatgcatactaaaggagaagaaaaaatgatgaATGGAGATGGAGTGATAGTAAATAGTTCTCTAGAGAag CAGAGTTACAGTGAAGCCTTTTTGGCACCAGATGAAGAAAGTGACTTGCTAAACTTTGAGGAATCTACTGAATTACCAGGAAGCAGTTTAACTAACGAAGATCCTGTCATGTGGACAAGAGGTGAAGTCCTTGGAAAGGGAGCCTACGGCACGGTAA TTTCATTGTCGGTATGCTGTGGTCTGAGAAGCCAGGGACAATTAGTAGCTGTAAACCAGGTTGTTTTGGATACGTCAGATCGACTTACTACAAAAAAGGAGTATCAGAAGTTTCATGAGGAAGTCGATCTTTTGGAGACATTGAAGCACGTCAATATTGTAACTTATTTAGGAACTTGTCTGGAAGACAACATTTTAAGCATTTTCATGGAATTTGTTCCTGGTGGCTCAATTTCTAGTATTAGCTTTGGTCCATTGCCAGAAATTGTCCTTTGTAAATATACAAAACAAATCCTGCAAGGAGTTGCGTATTTACATGACAATTGTGTGGTACACAGAGATATCAAAGGCAATAATGTTATGCTCATGCCAAATGGTGTAGTAAAGCTAATAGACTTTGGCTGTGCCAGGCGTTTAGCTTGGGTAAGCCTCAGTGGCACGCAGAGCAAGATGCTCAAGTCTGTGCATGGGACTCCATACTGGATGGCACCAGAAGTTATAAATGAATCTGGATATGGAAGAAAATCAGACATCTGGAGTGTTGGCTGCACCGCATTTGAGATGGCAACAGGAAAACCACTGCTGGCTTCCATGGATAGGATAGCAGCCATGTTCTATATTGGGGCCCACAGAGGACTGATGCCTTCCCTACCTGATCGAttctccagcactgcagtggATTTTGTGCATGCATGCTTAACCAG AGATCAACATGAAtgcccttctgctctgcagttgCTGGACCATCCCTTCGTGAAAGGAAGCCAgtga